The Corynebacterium felinum DNA segment GGTGGGGTTTAGCAGGCTGTCGTCGGTGTAGAGCTGGGTGGGTGTTCCGGTGGTGATGAAGTGTGTGAGTTCGCGTTGTCCGTGTGCGGGGATGGCCATGATGGGCACGACGCCGGCGCGCAAGCATCCGAGGAAAGCAGTGAGGGTGGCTGCGCTGTTGGGTAGGTGGAGAATGATGCGGTCGCCGCTGGTGGTTCCGGTGGACGTGAGGTGGTGTGCGAATTGGTCTGCGGCGTGGCAGAGCGTGCGGTAGGTGATGTGGCGTTCGCCGTCGATGATGGCGAGTTTTTCTGGTGTGCGCTGGGCTTGGGCGAAGGCGAGGTCGCTTAAGGGGTGGGTGTCATACAGGTGTGTGTAGGCGCTGGTTTGGTGTGCTGGCCGGGGGATGAATCCTGTGGTCAGGTCGTTGAGTGCGTTGTGCTGTGCGTTGTGTGGGGTGTGTGTGGTCATGGTGTGTGGGTCCTTGCCGTGGTGTGCTGAATGTGGGTTTTATGCGCTGTGTTGGTTGAGGAAGTCGATGACGGCGCTGTTGAAGGCGTGGGGTTGTTCGAGGTATCCGTAGTGCCCAGCGTTGGGGATGGTGATCATTGTGCAGCCGGGGATGGTGGCGGCGGTGTCGGCGACTTGGGCAGGCGGGATGACGCTGTCGTCGCCGTAGGCGATGGCCAGTGTGGGTGCGGTGATGGTGGCGTAGGTGGCATGTTGGTGCGATCCATGCGTGTCGACGCCGTGGTCAAGGTTGTTTTGTGCGCGTGCGCCGGATGTGGGTGCGGTGAGGGAAAAAGTGAGGAGATCGAGCCAGTCGCGTGCGGCACGCGGGTTGGCGAGTGTGGCGGGGGAGAGGTTGCGTACTGCTTCCATGGCTGCGAGAAACTCGCGGTGCTGGGGAATCAGGAGTTCGTAGACGTCTGCGGCATGTCGGCTCATGGACATTTGGATAGCGGTGAGGTCACCATGAGCGGCTGCGGCCACGACACCTAAAACTTTGTCGGGGTGTGCTGCGGCGAAGTGTAAGGCGATGCGGGCGCCGAGGGAGGTGCCCACCACGAAGGCGCGACCACCGTGATCAGTGATGATGTGTGCGAGGTCGTCGACAAGCATGTCAATGCTCAGTGGTCCGGTGTGGTTGGCGGTAGCCCCTGTGCCACGGGTGTCGTAGGTTAAGACGCGGTAGCCGGCGGCTGTCAGTGCGGGGACTTGGTGGGGGTGCCAGACGCGCCCAGGGCTGCCACGGCCCATGACCAGCACGACAAGGGGGCCAGTGCCTTCGATGTGGATGGCGAATTGCTCACTCGATGGGGGCATTGGTTGTTCCTTTCTTACAACAAACTCTGTACAAGTTAGGTTAGCCTACCGTAAACTGTGGCTCGTTTAGTAGCTTTTGTTATTCTCCCCACCGCAACACAGGGAACACACAGGCGGTAGGGGAGGCAACGTATCAGTGACCATGAGAGAGGTTGGAAAACTATGCAGCGCACGCCACTGTCGATCGTTCATCAAGCAGTGATCGAACAGCTAGGGCTTTCAGCAGACACCCACATCAGGCCCGAAGACGATCTGATCACATTTGGCCTCGACTCCATTCGCATGATGACAATCGCCGGGCGCTGGCGCAGCCAAGGGCTCGACATCGGATTCGCCGACCTCGTCGCCACCCCCACACTCAGGCACTGGGCACAACTGATGCACGACGCTCAAACCGCCAACCAAACACACAGCGCAGACGAAACCGCGACCGCACACACAAGCACCGATACCGCAAGCACCGCTTCTAACAATGCGCCCACGAGCGCAGATCGAAATGACGACCATGAGCCATTCCCCCTTGCACCAATGCAACACGCCTACTGGATCGGGGGTCTGGACGGCTACGACACCGGGGATGGGCCCACACTCGGTGGGGTCAGCGCCCACCTTTATGTTGAACTTGACGGACCAGCGCAAGATCCCGCACAGATCGACACCGCCGTCGAAAAGCTCGTGCGACGCCACGCAATGCTACGCACCATCCTCACCGGGGATGGACGCCAGCAAGTACTCGCCGACGTACCCGAAGGAATTGTCAAACATCAAGACCTACGCGAAGCAGACGCCGACACCCGCGACACAGTGCTCGCACGCACCCGCGAAAACGGCACCCACCAGCGCCTAAGCCAAGATTTCGGGCGGATGATCGATGTGGTCTACACCCTCTTGCCTAACAACCGCGCCCGCCTGCACCTCGACGTGGACATGATCGCCGCCGATGCCATGAGCTACCGCATCATCGTCGACGAACTAGCCGGATACCTCGACGGCGACGAACAACACCCCCTGCGCTACCGCTACAAGGACTACCTCGCACACCCCAGTGCTGCCAACCCACCGCACCGCGAACGCGACCAAGCATGGTGGCGCGACAAAGCCAGCGACATGCCAGGCGCACCAGAACTACCACTCGTCGACTCCGCCGCCGTCGCCCGCGCACGCAGCGCAACCCGCCGCAACTTCTTCATCGACCACGACCAACGCGAAGCACTCTACGCCCACGCCCGCGCAGCTGGTGTAACCCCCGCAATGGCGCTGGCAGCCGCCTTCGCCGAAGCAATCGGAGCCTTCGCCACAAGCCCGAAATTCCTGCTCAACCTGCCACTATTTAACCGGGAACAAGTCGATGATGAAGTCAACGACATCGTCGGCGACTTCAGCTCCTCCATTCTCATCGACGTTGACCTCAGCACAGCAGGAAGCATCTATGAGCGCGTGAAAGATATCAGCGCCCGCTTCACCAGCAACGTCGCCCACCACAGCTACGGCGCACTCAATGTTCTGCGCGATATCGGGCATGCCAGGGCCACAACTGTGCTTGCACCAGTCGTCTACACCAGCGCAGTCAACCTCGGTGAACTGTTCTCCGCCCGCGCTAGGGCACGCTTCGGCGACCCAGTGTGGATCATCTCCCAGGGCCCGCAAGTACTTCTCGATGCCCAAGTCACCGAACTTGATGGGGGATTGCTGCTCAACTGGGATCTGCGCGAAGAAGCATTCCGCCCCGGAATCATCGATGCCATGTTCGCCGCCTACACCCGAAACGTCAGCGCACTCGTAGAGGGCGAACACACATGGTCTCAGCCCTTCCCGCCCGCCGCAGATGAGGCAGACCTTCAAGCCCGCAAATCCCAAGAAACAACACTGGACGTCAGCGGAGCAAAACTACACGATCGCCTGTTTGTCCACGCCGAAAACACGCCAGAAGCACTCGCGATGGTATCCATCGACGCTGAGCCCAACGGGGCACTTTCAACCCGCAGCTGGACCTACCGCCAACTCGTCGACGAAGCACTCGCCATCGCAGCGACGCTTATCGACGCCGGGGTGCAACCAGGCGATCGCGTCATCGTCGGCATGCCCAAAGGCTGCGACCAAGTCACAGCCGTGGTCGGTACACTCGCTGCCGCAGCCATCTACGTGCCCGTCAACCCTGAGCACCCGCTCGCACGACGCCAAGCTATTGCCACCCAATCTGGGGCGAAAGTCATCCTCGGCACAGACGCATCCATTGAGGAATTCGCAGATGAACACTTCCCGCCGTTTATCAATATCAACGATGCTCGCAGCCACCACACCCCACTTTCTTCCCCCGTGGATTCAAGCGCGGAAGACGTTGCCTACCTGCTGTTTACCTCCGGATCCACCGGCGAACCCAAAGGTGTGGAAATACCCCACCGTGCAGCGATGAACACCCTCGATGGTCTTAATGCCATCATGGGAACAGGGCCTGAGGATTCCATGTTCGCGCTCTCCGCGCTCGAATTCGACATCTCCGTCCAAGACATGTTCTCCATGTTCGCCGCCGGCGGAACCGTTGTCGTCCCCGATGCCACCGTGCGCACCAACCCTGACCAGTGGGCAAAGGCCATCACACTGTGTGGGGTCACCCACCTGTGCGTTGCGCCCTCACTGCTCGACATGCTGCTATCAACCGATCACTCCTTTGATCTGAGCAGCCTACGCACCGTCATGTCCGGCGGGGACTGGGTGCCCGTCGACTTGCCCGAACGGCTGAAAAAACGCGCACCCGAATGCCGTTTCTTCGGGCTCGGTGGCACCACCGAAACTGGGGTTCACTCCACCATTTGCGAAGTCACAGAGATCAACCCCGAATGGAAAGTCGTCCCCTATGGTGTGCCCCTGCCTAATATGCACTGCCGAATCGTCGACGCCATCGGCCGCGACCGGCCCACCGGAGTTATTGGCCAACTACTCATCGGCGGGCCCGGAGTGGGCTGCGGCTACCGCGGACTCAGCGACGAACGCGCCCACCGATTCTTTGAAGAAAACGGAACCCGATGGTTCGCAACCGGTGACCTTGCACGCTACCTACCCGACGGAACCATGGAATTCATCGGGCGCATGGACCACCAAGTCCAACTACGTGGCTACCGCGTCGAACTCGGCGAAGTCGAAGCCTGCCTGCGTCAACACCCACAGGTACACCGTGCGGTTGCCCACGTGATCAACGATCCCGGCGCACACCTTGTTGCCGCCGTCGGGCTCATTGAGGATCCACACACCCCAGCACCCACGCAGGAAGAGCTCATCGCCTGGTGCCAGCAACTTTTGCCAAGCTATATGGTGCCCGAATTCATTGCCATTGCCAATGCGCTTCCGGTGACCATCAACGGCAAACTGGATCGTCGCGGATCCCATGCGCTGATCGAAGAGCACAAGAAAAACCACCAAGCATCAGCGGTGCCGACCGACGCAGGGCATGTGGAACCACAGGTGGTCGAGCTCGTGGCACAAGTACTCGCTGACAGTGCAAGGATCAGCACACTTGACCCCGACGCCGACTTCTTCGCTAGTGGAGGCGACTCCGTCACCGCCATTCGCGCAGTAGGTGCAGTCCGTGACATGTTCGCCCAACCCCAACTAGGCATCACAGAACTGTTCAGTCACCGCAGCGCACGTGGCCTTGCCGCCGCGATCGTGCGGCTCGACCCTTATCCCGGCTACTCCGCACAAGTAGCAGACATCGCCGCCGAAGTCGCCGCCATGGGGGAGGACGAACTCAAAGCCCACCTAGACACCACCACCTCATAGGCGCAACACCTACCAATGGTTGCAACCTGCACTACAAACCCTTGACCATCTACGTGATCGAAAGCTGACCATGAGCATTCACATCCCCACCGAATTCGACATCATCGGCGTAGGCTTCGGCCCTTCAAACCTGGCCTTAGCCACTGCCATTACGGAATACAATCACAAGCATCCCGATTCGCCCATCAGCGCCTGCTTCCTAGAAAAACGCGAATCTTTCGATTGGCACCCCGGCATGATGCTGCCCGATGCCCAAATGCAGATTTCCTGGCTGAAAGATCTCGCCACATTCCGCAACCCCCAAAGCCAGTTCACCTTCATTAACTATCTTTTTGATCGCGGACGACTGGTGGACTTCGTCAACATGAAAACCTTCTTCCCCTCCCGCCAGGAATTCCGCGACTACCTGCGCTGGGCGGCAAAGCGCGTGGATTCCACCGTCCGCTACGGCACAGAGGTGACAAGCATCAGCCTTGACCCCACTCATGCAACAGTGCAGATCAACGATGCAAACGAATGCAATGAATCAACGACTCTGCATGCACCCGTGGTGGTTTTCGCCCCTGGGCTTCGCCCAGTTCTGCCCGAAGGCATTAAAGAAAGCCCGCGCATTTTCCACAACATCCACATCCTCGATCGACTAGAACTCATCGATCCGCACAGCATTCGCGAAGTTGTGGTCGTCGGGTCTGGACAGTCCGCGGCCGAAGTACTCCTCTATATCCATGCCACCATGCCTCAGGCACACGTCCATGGAGTATTCGGACGCTACGGCATAAGCCCTTCGGATGACACCCCCTTTGCCAACCGAGTCTTCGATCCTTCGGCTGTCGACGACTGGTTCGCCGCTGACCCAGCAGAACGCGCACGCCAAATGTCCTACCACCGCCAAACCAACTATTCGGCGGTCGATGCAGAACTCATCGAAGAACTTTTCGGCATAGAATACGGCGAAAAAGTCACAGGTAACCCCCGCTTGCACTTGCATAGAACAACCCGTCTGACACATTGCGCAGAAAATGCTGATGGCGTGCAGATCCAGCTACGCAACACCATGACAGGGGAAGAAACAACCATGCACCCCGACCTCGTTATTTTCGCCACAGGCTTCGAAGAAACCCCCATCGGGGATCTCATCGAACCAGCAAGCACCGCGGTAATTACCACAGATCACCTCAACGTCGGCCGCGACTACCGCCTCCCGACCACTACCACCGTGGGCGTGTACCTCAACGGTGGGGTGGAACGCACCCACGGTCTTTCTTCGTCACTTCTCTCCAACGTGGCGATCAGAGCAGCCGACATCTTGGACTCCATCATCGAACACCGCACCACACAACACCCCACACACCAACACGAGCAGCAGCAGGAAACGCAGGACGCCAGCGAGCACAGCCACCAGCACGATTATGCGCACGAGCCTGCTGTATCCCTGTGAGAAAGGCACACACTTCATGACCACACACACCACGTGCACCCCAACACTGCAGATTAGCAACCTGCACAAAAGCTACGGCGACTTCCATGTTCTGCGCGGGGTTGACCTCCACGTCGCACCGGGGACGATTCATGGACTATTGGGGCCGAATGGGTCCGGCAAGACCACTTTGGTTTCTATCGTGTCCACGCTGTTATCACCAGATTCAGGTTCGGTTACAGTGTGTGGCAAGGATGTGGTCCATGATGCCGGTGGGGTTCGCCAGCTCATTTCGCTTACCGGCCAGTATGCGTCGGTGGATACCCACTTGACCGGCCGAGAGAATCTAGAATTTTTTGGACGCCTTCGGGGGCTTGGCAAAGTGCAGGCGCGAGAGCGGGCGCAGGAATTGCTGGAAGATTTTAGCCTCACTGAGGCGGCAGCACGCAGGGCTGGGGACTATTCCGGTGGCATGCGCCGCCGGTTAGATATTGCCTGCAGTTTGGTCACCGAGCCTGCGCTGATCATTTTGGACGAACCCACCACAGGATTGGACCCGCGTAGCCGCCGCGAGGTGTGGCATTTGCTTCGCGGATTGCGCGATCGAGGCATCACCATTTTGTTAACGAGCCAGTATTTGGATGAAGTTGATGTCTTAAGTGATTACATCACGGTGATCAAAAAAGGCAGTGTGATCGCAACGGGAACGGCCGATGAACTCAAGCAACGCTCCGGCCCCAGCGTATGTGAGGTGCGACCTGCTGACCCCGATGAATTGGTTACCGTTGTGGAGATTGTGCAAAAGGCGGGCTGGCAGGAGGTAAGTATCGATGAAGATCACTCCTGCGTTGTGCTTCCTGCCCCTGATCCGGCGCGAGTGCTTCCTGAGGTCATTGCTGCTGTTGAGGCTGCAGGTGTGGTGGTGACTGATATTGGGATTCGCCGGCCTTCCTTGGACGATGTGTTCTTAGCCTTGGTGGCAGAAAATGCCCCAGAGGTGGTGAATCAATGAGCAGTGCAGGAAAGTTTAGAGCGCTCGTTGGGCAGTCGGCGCGGGATGCTGCCCGCAACGGCACGTACCGGAGTGCCCTGATTTTGCCAGTGTTGTTTTTCTTGTGCTTTTATACCCCGTTGCGTAAAACCGTTCCTGAGGATGGCTACGCCACATATGTGTTGCCCTTGGTTGCGGTGCAGGCGGTGATTTTTGTTGCCATTGCGGCGGCGGGCATGGCTGCTGAAGTCTCGGCAGTGGGGATGGGGCAACGGTTGCGTTCGTTGCCTATGCCGGCGTGGTTGCCGGTGGCTGCGCGTGCAACGGTGAGTATGAGTGTAGCGTTCACATCAATGTGTGCTGCGGTTCTGGTGGCGGTGATTTTCGGGTTCCGCCCAGAGCTCGCTCATGCGGGGAAGTTGATCGTAGCTGTGGTGCTGGTGGTTGTGTTGGGGGTGGCGTTGTCGATGCTTTCTGATGCGTTGGGTACGCGGGTGGCTAGGGTCGATAGTGTGCAGCAGGCGATGCTTGTGCCCCAGATGCTGTTGGTGATGCTTTCTACTGGTTTGGTGCCGGAGTCGGCTTTTCCTGAGTGGGTGCAAGGTTTTGTGCGCAATCAGCCGGTGTCAGTGCTCAGTGATGCGCTTCGGGAATTGATTTCCGGCCGCAACGGTGGGGGTGCTGCGTGGGTGTGGGTTGGGGTGTTGTTTGTTGCTGGCGCAGTATGCGCAACGTTTGCTTCGAGGAGAAGGTCATGAGTTATTCAGGTTCGACGACGCGTACAGAGGTTTCCGGTTCGAGCGGTTGGTTGGTGGCTTGGGCGCATGCGCGGCGTTTGTTGCGTTCCTGGGTGCGGCAACCTGGAATGGTGGTGCAAACTGCACTGTTGCCGTTGGGGTTGTTGTTTACGCTTGATTTGACGTTGGGGGATACGGCCACGGCGTTGCGGGGTGGGCAGGATCAGCTTCCTTCTACTGTTGCGTTGGCTATGGTTATTTCTGCTGCTTATGGTTCGTTGAGTGCAGCGATTAGTTGTGATGAGGAGCGTCGCGATGGGTTGTTGGCGCGTTTTTGGGTGCTGCCGACTGCGCGTTGGGCTGTGGTTGCGGGTCGTCTTCTCGCGGAGGTTGTGCGCACACTAGTAGGTGCGATCATTGTGTTAAGCGCTGGGGTGCTTTTGGGAGTGGGGGTGGATTCGCCTAGAAGTTTCTTGTTGGCAATGCTGGTGGGCCCGTTGTTTGTGGTGGGTTTTGCGCCTGTTGCTTATGTGGTGTCGTTGCGGGCTGGGGGTCGCGCGGGGGTGGAGAATCTGACGGGGTTGGTGATGTTGATGATGTTTTTCAACCCCGGTTTGGTTCCGGTGTCAGCCTATCCTTCGTGGCTGCACAGTTTTGTTGAGTATCAGCCGTTGTCGGTGGCTGTTGCTACTGCGCGGGCATGGATTGAGGGGGATTTTACGACCCATTACGCGTGGTGGTTGTTTGGGTGGGTGCTGTGTGGTGTTGTCGTTTTAGGTCCCGTTATGGTGCGGGCTTTGCGTGATGCCACGACCCAGACGTCCTAAACTGGCGACCGTCGTGTGGTTTAAACCGGCAGCTTTTGTGTGGGCTGTGAGCGTTTCGACGTCGCTATTTACGCCTACGTCTCGCGCAGCGTAGGAGAGTTTCAGGAACCTACGCTGGGAGGAGCGGTAATCTAAGCCCCCAATCATTCACGAGTGATTGGGGGCTAGTTTTGTGTGACCACGCAGGTAGGTCAGTTGCTGTGATCTGTGATGTTGTATGTGATTTTCGTGCAGGTGTGAGGATGCGCGAAATACGATGAGGGTGTTTAGCGCACTTTTTTCAACAGTGGTTTGATGCGGTCGAGGGCGAAGGGGATGCTCAATACCGTGGGCACATTTAAGGCGGTGCCGGTGGCAAGATCAATGAACTGCACTTGACTTTTGCGTACAGCGCTTAATTCAGGGAAGCCTGGGATTGCTTCAAATGTTTCACGGAGTTTCGATTCCTGCAGAATAATGATCAAAACGTCGGACTCAAGTTCCGTAATGTCGGCTACCGGGATTTCAAAACGGCCGCTACCGCCTGCGCGTGCGACTTGGTTTTCTGGGAAAGACATGCCGAAATCGAGGAAGATTTCACTCGCACCATCTGACGGGTCGGCCTGAACGCCGATAGAGGTCTCTTTGTAGAAGTACACCATCGACAGTTTTTTGCCCTGCAGATTTTTCAGCGTGGCGGCATCCTCGGCAAGCCTGCCTTCAAGATCGGAGATCACACGCTCGGCTACTTCCGGCACCCGCAAGATCTGACCCAAAAGTGTCAGCGGATCCTGCCAGCGGCCAATTTGCGCAGTACTTACATCGGGGATGGTGGGGGCAATCGCGGCGAAACTCTCATAGGTCTGAGTATCGGCGGCAAACCCTGGGGCGATAATCAGATCAGGTTCTAGGCGACGAACCTGATCGACAACTTCACTCTCGCCGATCACGATTTCAGTAGCGCCTTCCAATTGGCCGTGAGTCCAGGGTGCTAAACCACCGCCAGCGGCGTGCACACTATCGAAAAAGCCCACAGGTTTGCCACCTAAGGTCAGCAGCGCATCTGTCCACTGATTGCCTAAGGTAACAACGCGTTGGGGGACACCGGTGATGGTGGTATCACCCATCGAATGGTGAATAAGAACCGTCCCAGTATCACCAGCAGGTGCACTGGTGGCGCAACCGGCAAGCATCCCTAGGCCCACAAGCCCTGCGGCGGATAAAAACCCGCGGCGACTCAGCTCCCGCGAACCCCAAGGCGTAGCACTCATGGGCTTACCACCAATCGCTTGGGATTAACCACAGGGGAATCTGCTTCGCTGCGGCACAACACCAGCAGGTTAAACGTGCGATTCGGAAACTCGTGAATACCGCAATCCACAGCGCCAGCCTTCAATGCCGTGGTGCGGGCAGCAGTGTTGCGGTGATCTGGATCAAACACGATCCGGCAACACTGCGGATAGTCTAAAGCTAGTTGGCTAAAGAAATGCGCCAGGGTTGCTCGCGCATGCCCTTGGCCGCTGTGTGCGGGGTCGCCAAAACCGATGTGGATGCCGATATCGTCCGGGCGGGCGTCGTAGGTTGCGCCAATAACATCACGCCCAGGGCGGTAGAGCTCAATGTAGGCGGCTGGGGCGCCGTCGATACGCAAGAGCAGCGGGAGGGAATAAGTGCCCGCATTTTGGGCGGCAATGCGTGACCGCCACCATTCCTCACTTTCGGGAAACTCCCACGTTGCCGCAAGATGCGGGCGGTTCATCCACTCTGCTACAAGCGCTGCTTCAGGCGAGTCTTCGGCGATTCGCTCACAGGAGTACGGCGGGGCTAGGACGGGGATGGGAGGGGCGCCGGCATCGATGAATTCTTTCGGCACATCAAGGACCTCACGGGGGAGGGAAGGGGTGGTATTAATTTCGCTTATCATGATAACTTTCCACTCAGGGTCTTGACGAAGGTTAGCCTAGCCTACATTAATGGAAGGTATGGATTCGCAACACATAAGCAACGAGCAACTTCGTCACAAGCTACTGGCACAACGCGTCAAAGCACTACGCACACAAGCAGAAGAAAACACCCAAAAACCCACCTCAACACGGCTAAACCCAGCAGTTGAACGCATGTGGCAGGAGCAACAACGCAACCTCGAAGCAACTCACCTCAATGTTGGGGTAGTCTTTCGCCTCGACACCGATCTCGATGGGGAAAAACTCACGCAAGCAGTCCATGCAGTAGCAAAAGTACACCCAGCACTGCACAGCACCTACCATCTCGATGAACAGGGAAACCTCACCGTCCACACCGATACCAGCCTCCTTCCGCTGGTCGAAGAACACACTCTTGCCGAACATCCAGACCCCGATGCGCGCACACGCCGTCGCGAAGTGCTCGCACGCAGGCTATCGGATACCCCCTTCGACCTCAGCACTGAAGCGCCCCTGCGCGTCATGCTCATCCACGGCGGCGACGAGCACGGCTGCGATCTTGTCCTATGCGCACACCACATCGCTTGGGATGATGATGCGTGGACGGTCTTCCTCACCGATCTCGCCACCGCCTACGATCACGGCGCAGACTCCCTCAGTGCGGCAGGGATGCGGCCTGACATGCTGTTTGTTCCCGCCGGGCGTAGCGCAACCGAGGAATACAGTAAGAGTGCGCACACGCATTGGCGCAGCCGACTTGTACCCCTGCCTGAACCGCTGGAACTGCCCGGATCAACAAATGCGGCAGCGCACCCGCGCGATGCTCGCGAATTCCATCTCCCCATCACCGTCGCGGTGTTGGACAACCTTGATCGTCTTGCACAATCGGCGCAGACATCGCGCTTCCAAACATTCCTTGCACTGTGGGGGTATGTGCTTTCCCGCTACACGGGCAGCGGCGACATGGTGTTGGCATGCCCGATTATCGACCCAGCCGGTGCCGGCCAACACGGTGCGATCGGCTATCGCGGGACTGTGCTGCCGGTGCGGGTGACGGTTAATGAGGATGTGACCTGCGCGGAGTTCGTTCGCAGCGTCGCGGCGGACTTTATCGCCGATCTTGCGCATGGCGAAGGCGGTTTGGAGAGCATTATCGCGCACGTGGTGGAGTCAGGATCAGCGAATGTCGTCAAGGCCCGTGAGGTACTCACGGTGGGTGCGTCGACGCGCGGGGACCTGCGCCGTTGTCCAATGCCAGGCCACGCGCAGCTGATTGCGACATACACTGCAAGCGCCAATGCTGACTTGCTTGTCGACGCCGTGCTCGCCGATGAGGGTGATGCACCAGCTGTGATTCTTCGCTACCGCTCCAGCGTCATCAGTGACGTAGCTGTTGAAAATCTTGCATGCTCCTTAGTTCACGTTCTCACTAGCGCACGCGCACAGGATGTACTCGGTGCGGTAGATGTACTGACCCAAAAACACCATGACACCCTCACCGCATACGAGTTCGGCCCGCAACAACCGGTTGAGGAGACGACGCTACCGGAAAAGATTGAACATGCACTCAGCCGGTGGCCGGAAACGATTGCCGTGATTTCCGAACAACAGCATGTCACCTACACACAGTTTGGGCAGCTTACGCGTCGACTTGCCCG contains these protein-coding regions:
- a CDS encoding ABC transporter substrate-binding protein — protein: MSATPWGSRELSRRGFLSAAGLVGLGMLAGCATSAPAGDTGTVLIHHSMGDTTITGVPQRVVTLGNQWTDALLTLGGKPVGFFDSVHAAGGGLAPWTHGQLEGATEIVIGESEVVDQVRRLEPDLIIAPGFAADTQTYESFAAIAPTIPDVSTAQIGRWQDPLTLLGQILRVPEVAERVISDLEGRLAEDAATLKNLQGKKLSMVYFYKETSIGVQADPSDGASEIFLDFGMSFPENQVARAGGSGRFEIPVADITELESDVLIIILQESKLRETFEAIPGFPELSAVRKSQVQFIDLATGTALNVPTVLSIPFALDRIKPLLKKVR
- a CDS encoding GNAT family N-acetyltransferase, translated to MISEINTTPSLPREVLDVPKEFIDAGAPPIPVLAPPYSCERIAEDSPEAALVAEWMNRPHLAATWEFPESEEWWRSRIAAQNAGTYSLPLLLRIDGAPAAYIELYRPGRDVIGATYDARPDDIGIHIGFGDPAHSGQGHARATLAHFFSQLALDYPQCCRIVFDPDHRNTAARTTALKAGAVDCGIHEFPNRTFNLLVLCRSEADSPVVNPKRLVVSP